A part of Cystobacter ferrugineus genomic DNA contains:
- the glnD gene encoding [protein-PII] uridylyltransferase: MSVPPIPFPPTATHHETLGSLPLFPSAGPADRLARAREYLREASARVEAFHRGGAAGLSTSRMLAAATDTLVQGLFSELSAELNAPPGLALVSLGSYGRRELSPHSDLDLLLLRPPGVPEAAAAPLARAFPTLLWDLKRAVGWSARSPEECTRAADGDQTIRTAMLDARFLTGDAATFALFTQNVLPRLLTHRADAYIQEKAQELRARREKFGDSVFLLEPNIKQGEGGLRDLETALWIARVRFHTRGLTGLLQQSILPGSEVARLKAARDFLLRIRHHLHFLRGRKEDRLTFDLQEEVARFLGYQQGPVLPVEAFMRDDYLAASAIRQAADALIARCEELSAARRVSFLPGRRLGPFRVFHGKLTVSDPALFTREPASMLDFVRAAEEQGLPLYSWARGQAVQALPALEAARATPAVTTAFKALFARSGTRGELLFELHDMGLLGAVVPEFGRVTAHHQHDLYHVYTVDVHTLFAVRRLYTLRAGDLVAQEPELSREMRELTDPLPLYLGMLLHDAGKGMGGDHSEKGRLLMVALGERLGLTARQREVAEFLVKEHLAMSHTAQRRDLSDPALIADFAQRVGDVEKLTCLYLLTWADISSVGPRMWTAWKGQLLRELYDKTRAHLVGRSAPTGGPLVRERFHARWARVLGEARARELEGSLPERYFLGTDPTRATLHGRLLARAARQPLAAALRHHPDAGSSELTLAARDRPGLLALLAGVLSAHRIDILSARIVSTSDGLALDVFDVRPPQGQRLERSRWRQARADLLRVLTGAAPIEEVLRRRRAGSLPQRHLPPVAPRVTVDNRASRDFTVVDVMARDRVGLLHAIASALTRSGASIALAKVSTEAHRAMDSFYVTREGSRVEGAGEEAALVDAITAALEALEHEGSASRN; this comes from the coding sequence ATGAGCGTCCCGCCCATCCCGTTCCCCCCCACGGCCACCCACCACGAGACTCTCGGCTCGCTCCCGCTGTTTCCCTCCGCAGGCCCCGCGGATCGTCTGGCCCGGGCCCGGGAATACCTGCGCGAGGCCTCTGCTCGCGTCGAGGCCTTCCACCGTGGCGGTGCCGCGGGCCTGTCCACCAGCCGCATGCTCGCCGCCGCCACCGACACGCTCGTCCAGGGCCTCTTCTCCGAACTGTCCGCCGAGCTCAATGCCCCTCCGGGCCTCGCCCTCGTCTCCCTCGGCTCCTACGGCCGCCGCGAGCTGTCCCCCCATTCGGACCTGGATCTGCTCTTGTTGCGCCCCCCGGGCGTTCCCGAGGCCGCCGCCGCGCCGCTCGCCCGGGCCTTCCCCACGCTCCTGTGGGACTTGAAGCGCGCCGTCGGCTGGAGCGCCCGCTCGCCCGAGGAGTGCACCCGCGCCGCCGATGGCGACCAGACCATCCGCACCGCGATGCTCGACGCGCGCTTCCTCACCGGCGATGCCGCCACCTTCGCGCTCTTCACCCAGAACGTCCTGCCCCGGCTGCTCACCCACCGCGCCGACGCCTACATCCAGGAGAAGGCCCAGGAGCTGCGCGCCCGCCGCGAGAAGTTCGGCGACTCCGTCTTCCTGCTCGAGCCCAACATCAAGCAAGGGGAGGGGGGCTTGCGCGATCTCGAGACGGCCCTGTGGATCGCCCGGGTGCGCTTCCACACGCGCGGCCTCACGGGCCTGCTCCAGCAGTCCATCCTCCCGGGCTCGGAGGTGGCGCGCCTCAAGGCCGCGCGTGACTTCCTCTTGCGCATCCGCCACCACCTGCACTTCCTGCGCGGACGCAAGGAGGACCGGCTCACCTTCGACTTGCAGGAGGAGGTGGCGCGCTTCCTCGGCTACCAGCAGGGGCCCGTGCTGCCCGTGGAGGCCTTCATGCGCGACGACTACCTCGCCGCCAGCGCCATCCGCCAGGCCGCCGACGCGCTCATCGCCCGGTGCGAGGAGCTGAGCGCCGCGCGCCGCGTCTCCTTCCTCCCGGGCCGTCGGCTGGGCCCCTTCCGCGTCTTCCACGGCAAGCTCACCGTGTCCGACCCCGCGCTGTTCACCCGCGAGCCCGCCTCGATGCTCGACTTCGTGCGCGCCGCCGAGGAACAGGGCCTGCCGCTCTACTCGTGGGCCCGGGGACAGGCGGTGCAGGCGCTGCCCGCGCTGGAGGCCGCCCGCGCCACGCCCGCCGTCACCACCGCCTTCAAGGCCCTCTTCGCCCGGTCCGGCACCCGGGGCGAGCTCCTCTTCGAGCTGCATGACATGGGGCTGCTCGGCGCGGTGGTGCCCGAGTTCGGCCGCGTCACCGCCCACCACCAGCACGACCTGTACCATGTGTACACCGTCGACGTGCACACGCTCTTCGCCGTGCGCCGCCTCTACACCCTGCGCGCCGGAGACCTGGTGGCGCAGGAGCCCGAGCTGTCGCGCGAGATGCGCGAGCTGACGGACCCCCTCCCGCTCTACCTGGGCATGCTCCTGCATGACGCGGGCAAGGGCATGGGGGGAGACCACTCGGAGAAGGGCCGCCTGTTGATGGTGGCGCTCGGCGAGCGGCTGGGCCTCACCGCGCGCCAGCGCGAGGTGGCCGAGTTCCTCGTGAAGGAGCACCTGGCGATGAGCCACACCGCGCAGCGCCGGGACTTGAGCGATCCGGCGCTCATCGCCGACTTCGCCCAGCGGGTGGGGGACGTGGAGAAGCTCACCTGCCTCTACCTGCTCACCTGGGCGGACATCAGCTCGGTGGGGCCGCGCATGTGGACGGCGTGGAAGGGGCAACTGCTGCGCGAGCTGTATGACAAGACGCGCGCGCACCTGGTGGGCCGGAGCGCGCCCACGGGTGGACCGCTCGTGCGCGAGCGCTTCCACGCGCGCTGGGCCCGCGTGCTCGGCGAGGCGAGGGCGCGCGAGCTGGAGGGCAGCCTCCCGGAGCGCTACTTCCTCGGGACGGATCCCACGCGCGCCACGCTCCATGGCCGGCTGCTCGCCCGGGCCGCGCGCCAGCCCCTGGCGGCGGCCTTGCGCCATCACCCGGACGCGGGCTCCAGCGAGCTCACCCTCGCGGCCCGGGATCGTCCCGGTCTGCTCGCGCTGCTCGCCGGCGTGTTGTCCGCCCACCGCATCGACATCCTCTCCGCGCGCATCGTCTCCACCTCGGACGGGCTGGCCCTGGACGTGTTCGACGTGCGGCCTCCCCAGGGACAGCGCCTGGAGCGCTCGCGTTGGCGTCAGGCCCGGGCGGACCTCCTGCGGGTCCTCACGGGCGCGGCCCCCATCGAGGAGGTGCTGCGCCGGCGCCGCGCGGGCTCGCTGCCGCAGCGGCACCTGCCGCCCGTGGCGCCCCGGGTGACGGTGGACAACCGCGCCTCGCGCGACTTCACCGTGGTGGACGTCATGGCGCGCGATCGCGTGGGTCTGCTGCACGCCATCGCCTCGGCCCTCACGCGCTCGGGGGCGAGCATCGCCCTGGCCAAGGTGTCCACCGAGGCCCACCGCGCCATGGACTCGTTCTACGTCACCCGCGAGGGCTCCCGGGTGGAAGGAGCGGGCGAGGAAGCGGCCCTCGTGGACGCCATCACCGCCGCCCTCGAGGCCCTGGAGCACGAGGGCTCCGCCTCGCGGAACTGA
- a CDS encoding general stress protein has translation MQQDKDNKGSMTVAEAGRKGGETVRNERGREFYETIGRKGGATVKAERGRSFYEEIGRKGGETVKAERGAKFYEEIGKKGGDRVKATRGPNFYEEIGRKGGQKVKKLIEEGKRAARALQEAQAAPAAPAAPAAEEERAPVAPEETTPERTE, from the coding sequence ATGCAACAGGACAAGGACAACAAGGGCAGCATGACGGTGGCTGAGGCGGGGCGTAAGGGCGGAGAAACCGTGCGCAACGAGCGAGGTCGCGAGTTCTACGAGACCATCGGCCGCAAGGGCGGCGCGACGGTGAAGGCGGAGCGAGGCCGCTCGTTCTACGAGGAGATCGGCCGCAAGGGCGGCGAGACGGTGAAGGCCGAGCGTGGCGCCAAGTTCTACGAGGAGATCGGCAAGAAGGGCGGAGACCGGGTGAAGGCCACGCGGGGTCCGAACTTCTACGAGGAGATTGGCCGCAAGGGTGGGCAGAAGGTGAAGAAGCTCATCGAGGAGGGCAAGCGCGCGGCGCGAGCGCTGCAAGAGGCCCAGGCGGCACCGGCGGCACCGGCGGCTCCGGCGGCCGAGGAGGAGCGGGCGCCCGTGGCGCCCGAGGAGACCACCCCGGAGCGCACGGAGTAG
- a CDS encoding sodium:proton exchanger: MQALLVLLAISALSLLASHRRVLDPNHSPVLVQLAASGLLFLALGAVLGPDLVGLLSWQDLNSLQPLLALGLGVAGMSVGLDLEPRLLRLLPREVYVAALAHSGTAFLWVALPLAGPLLFTLGLPPGKAVGAAALLGAAASLSSGHFAVLGYRSGRMERRTGLSVALLTMLDDLVGLGVLMVALTFGAAAHPGEGLGLVALALLLGVACGGLIAILMQGLNDQGELMAVLLGGVALVSGASAYLRVSTLLTGVACGATLALVGGRAVRGAARVLGRFERPAYLLLIFLVGAHVQPRDVLAWALVPAYLGLRFLGKVMGGALALRIAGQTLALPPRLGYALIAQGGLALCLVVEYLVLVPGPLSQRVFDVVVAGALINEVLGHWAFSQVLSPITSRMRGGVR, from the coding sequence GTGCAGGCCCTGCTCGTTCTTCTCGCCATCTCGGCGCTGTCGCTGCTGGCCTCCCACCGCCGGGTGCTGGATCCGAACCATTCACCGGTCCTGGTCCAGCTCGCCGCCAGTGGTCTGCTCTTCCTCGCCCTGGGCGCGGTGTTGGGGCCGGATCTGGTGGGGTTGCTGTCCTGGCAGGACTTGAACTCGCTGCAGCCGCTGCTGGCCCTGGGACTGGGCGTGGCGGGGATGAGCGTGGGGTTGGATCTGGAGCCGCGGCTGTTGAGGCTCTTGCCGCGCGAGGTGTACGTGGCCGCGCTGGCGCACTCCGGCACGGCCTTCCTGTGGGTGGCGCTGCCCCTGGCCGGACCCCTGCTGTTCACGCTGGGACTGCCGCCGGGCAAGGCGGTGGGGGCGGCGGCGCTGCTGGGCGCGGCGGCGAGCCTGTCCTCGGGACACTTCGCGGTGCTGGGCTACCGCAGTGGGCGCATGGAGCGGCGCACGGGGCTGTCCGTGGCGCTGCTCACCATGTTGGACGACCTGGTGGGCCTGGGGGTGCTCATGGTGGCGCTGACCTTCGGCGCGGCGGCGCATCCCGGAGAGGGGTTGGGGCTGGTGGCGCTCGCGCTGCTCTTGGGGGTGGCCTGTGGCGGGCTGATCGCCATCCTCATGCAGGGGCTGAACGATCAGGGCGAGCTGATGGCGGTGCTGCTCGGCGGGGTGGCGCTCGTGTCCGGAGCGTCGGCCTACCTGCGCGTCTCCACGCTGCTGACGGGGGTGGCGTGTGGGGCCACGCTCGCACTGGTGGGCGGCCGCGCGGTGCGGGGGGCGGCGCGCGTGCTCGGCCGCTTCGAGCGGCCCGCGTACCTGCTGCTCATCTTCCTGGTGGGGGCGCACGTGCAGCCGCGAGACGTGCTCGCGTGGGCGCTGGTGCCGGCGTACCTGGGACTGCGCTTCCTCGGCAAGGTGATGGGAGGGGCGCTCGCGCTGCGCATCGCCGGCCAGACCCTGGCGCTGCCGCCGCGGCTGGGCTACGCGCTCATCGCCCAGGGAGGGCTCGCGTTGTGCCTGGTGGTGGAGTACCTGGTGCTGGTGCCCGGGCCCCTGTCGCAGCGGGTCTTCGACGTGGTGGTGGCGGGGGCGCTCATCAACGAGGTGCTCGGCCACTGGGCCTTCAGCCAGGTGCTCTCGCCCATCACCTCGCGGATGAGGGGAGGGGTGCGATGA
- a CDS encoding cation:proton antiporter, producing MKPALMRLLLLLVLLAAISRAQLWRVDTGTSVALAAGALLLCGLFAGKVAKGVGLPRLTGYLLVGVVVGPYALGFIPGAGVKGLELVKGLAVSLIALVAGTELEWGLIRRVGAKVVALCCLVCGVTFLVIFGALLALRPWLPFLASMTLTQALAVSSLISMVVVSFSPTVTIAIVQETAARGSFTEFLMALVIIGDLVVMVGFAVAAGLARASFGGGLDVGGLLTGVGWELFGSMAVGAVLALCMLLYMRQVKRELPLFLVGLCFASAEAGARMHLSPLMVSLSAGALIVNLDPREGERIHHAIQRAGLPIFALFFAAAGAGLKLDTLLMVGPAAMLLVVLRAAAIYGSCRHFAPAEDPRLRQNLWMGLISQAGVTFGLAALVSRTFPTFGPQVEVLIVAMITAHELIGPVLTRRAIQRSGESHADESPGAA from the coding sequence ATGAAGCCCGCGCTGATGCGCCTGCTGCTGTTGCTGGTGCTGCTGGCGGCGATCTCCCGGGCCCAGTTGTGGCGGGTGGACACGGGCACGTCGGTGGCGCTGGCCGCCGGGGCGCTGCTGTTGTGTGGCCTGTTCGCGGGCAAGGTGGCCAAGGGCGTGGGGCTGCCCCGGCTCACGGGCTACCTGCTGGTGGGCGTGGTGGTGGGGCCGTACGCGCTGGGCTTCATTCCCGGCGCGGGGGTGAAGGGGTTGGAGCTGGTCAAGGGGCTCGCGGTGAGCCTCATCGCGCTGGTGGCGGGCACGGAGCTGGAGTGGGGGCTCATCCGCCGGGTGGGAGCCAAGGTGGTGGCCCTGTGCTGCCTGGTGTGTGGCGTCACCTTCCTGGTCATCTTCGGCGCGCTCCTCGCGCTCCGGCCGTGGCTGCCCTTCCTCGCGTCCATGACGCTGACGCAGGCGCTGGCCGTCAGCTCGCTCATCTCCATGGTGGTGGTGTCCTTCTCGCCCACCGTCACCATCGCCATCGTGCAGGAGACGGCCGCGCGGGGCTCCTTCACCGAGTTCCTCATGGCGCTCGTCATCATCGGCGACCTGGTCGTCATGGTGGGCTTCGCCGTGGCGGCGGGCCTGGCGCGGGCGAGCTTCGGCGGTGGGCTGGACGTGGGCGGGCTGTTGACGGGGGTGGGGTGGGAGTTGTTCGGCTCCATGGCGGTGGGCGCCGTGCTGGCGCTGTGCATGCTGCTGTACATGCGGCAGGTCAAGCGCGAGCTGCCCCTGTTCCTGGTGGGGCTGTGCTTCGCCTCGGCGGAGGCCGGCGCGCGCATGCATCTGTCGCCCCTCATGGTGTCGCTGTCGGCCGGGGCGCTCATCGTCAACCTGGATCCCCGCGAGGGCGAGCGCATCCACCACGCCATCCAACGCGCGGGCCTGCCCATCTTCGCGCTCTTCTTCGCCGCGGCCGGGGCGGGGCTCAAGCTGGACACGCTCCTCATGGTGGGGCCGGCGGCGATGCTGCTCGTGGTGCTGCGCGCCGCGGCCATCTATGGCTCGTGCCGGCACTTCGCCCCGGCGGAGGATCCCCGGCTGCGGCAGAACCTGTGGATGGGACTCATCTCCCAGGCGGGCGTCACCTTCGGTCTCGCGGCGCTCGTCTCGCGCACCTTCCCCACCTTCGGCCCCCAGGTGGAGGTGCTCATCGTGGCGATGATCACCGCGCACGAACTCATCGGCCCCGTCCTCACCCGGCGGGCCATCCAGCGCAGCGGCGAGTCCCACGCGGACGAGTCACCCGGCGCGGCCTAG
- a CDS encoding L-threonylcarbamoyladenylate synthase, with the protein MAPVAPILEVNAEHPQPRHVQRAVDILSGGGVIAYPTDTYYGLGCDLGSKKGIERLYKLKGLDRKKPLSILCPDLSDVAKYAHVSNFAYRTMKGLTPGAFTFILDATRLVPEVMMSKQKQVGIRVPDSALARALAAGLGRPLVTTSATDAEGEPLTDARGIKDALGHGLDLILDAGVTLLEASTVVSLIGDQLEVLRQGKGQLD; encoded by the coding sequence ATGGCGCCAGTCGCACCCATCCTCGAGGTCAACGCGGAGCACCCCCAGCCCCGGCACGTGCAGCGCGCCGTGGACATCCTCTCCGGCGGCGGCGTCATCGCCTACCCCACGGACACCTACTACGGCCTCGGGTGCGATCTCGGCTCGAAGAAGGGGATTGAGCGGCTGTACAAGCTCAAGGGGCTCGACCGGAAGAAGCCCCTGTCCATCCTGTGTCCGGATCTCTCGGACGTGGCGAAGTACGCGCACGTGAGCAACTTCGCCTACCGGACGATGAAGGGGCTGACGCCCGGCGCCTTCACCTTCATCCTCGACGCCACGCGGCTGGTCCCCGAGGTGATGATGTCCAAGCAGAAGCAGGTGGGCATCCGGGTGCCGGACTCGGCGCTGGCGCGTGCGCTGGCCGCCGGGCTGGGCCGGCCCCTCGTCACCACCTCGGCCACGGACGCGGAGGGCGAGCCGCTCACCGACGCGCGCGGCATCAAGGACGCGCTCGGGCACGGGTTGGATCTCATCCTCGACGCGGGGGTGACGCTGCTGGAGGCCAGCACGGTGGTGTCGCTCATCGGCGATCAGCTCGAGGTGCTGCGCCAGGGCAAGGGCCAGCTGGACTGA
- the xerD gene encoding site-specific tyrosine recombinase XerD — protein MEAYLDAFIAFIRAERGLSGKTVDAYAADLAVYFAELKQRGIIQPERVTAEDILRHLSALNARGLSRRSQARHLAAIRGFHRFLVAEKYLEKDATEDIDTPRSARKLPVFLTLEEVEQLLAAPEERTPVGQRDKAMLEVLYATGLRVSELVGLGINDIQLSAGYLVAKGKGSKERIVPVGSIAAEKVQAYLDGARPVLLGKRESQALFVTPRGDGFTRQGFWKLLKRYALKAGIRKPLSPHKLRHSFATHLVERGADLRAVQAMLGHADLATTQIYTHVNSARLRAVYDHAHPRGDDVRGRGGSMGGKAPTRRPARKT, from the coding sequence ATGGAAGCCTACCTGGATGCGTTCATCGCCTTCATCCGCGCGGAGCGGGGGCTGTCGGGCAAGACGGTGGATGCCTACGCGGCGGACCTGGCGGTGTACTTCGCGGAGCTCAAGCAGCGGGGCATCATCCAGCCCGAGCGCGTCACCGCCGAGGACATCCTCCGCCACCTGTCGGCGCTCAACGCCCGGGGGCTGTCGCGCCGCAGCCAGGCGCGGCACCTGGCGGCCATCCGCGGCTTCCACCGCTTCCTGGTGGCCGAGAAGTACCTGGAGAAGGACGCCACCGAGGACATCGACACCCCGCGCTCGGCGCGCAAGCTGCCCGTCTTCCTCACCCTGGAGGAGGTGGAGCAGTTGCTCGCCGCGCCCGAGGAGCGTACCCCCGTGGGCCAGCGCGACAAGGCGATGCTGGAGGTGCTCTATGCCACGGGCCTGCGCGTGAGCGAGCTGGTGGGGTTGGGCATCAACGACATCCAGCTCAGCGCCGGCTACCTGGTGGCCAAGGGCAAGGGCTCCAAGGAGCGCATCGTCCCGGTGGGCTCCATCGCCGCGGAGAAGGTCCAGGCGTACCTGGACGGCGCGCGGCCGGTGTTGCTCGGCAAGCGCGAGTCCCAGGCCCTCTTCGTCACCCCCCGGGGAGATGGCTTCACCCGGCAGGGCTTCTGGAAGCTGCTCAAGCGCTACGCGCTCAAGGCCGGCATCCGCAAGCCGCTGTCGCCCCACAAGCTGCGCCACTCGTTCGCCACGCACCTGGTGGAGCGCGGCGCGGACCTGCGCGCGGTGCAGGCCATGCTGGGTCACGCGGACCTCGCCACCACGCAGATCTACACCCACGTCAACAGCGCCCGCCTGCGCGCGGTGTATGACCATGCCCATCCCCGAGGGGACGACGTGCGCGGACGGGGCGGAAGCATGGGCGGCAAGGCCCCCACGCGCAGACCTGCCCGGAAGACGTAG
- a CDS encoding HYR domain-containing protein: MAWVALASGAACTSNGDKDAREGTSTRSGLVESCTVRPPSTGNFEPELKWSWTGGTTLPEYKQVMMTPVVVDVNGDHIADIIFGSFAGTNYATDGVLRAISGDDGHEVWTVTDPALRVKASASLAAGDIDGDGKVEICAIPENGRGVLCFEHDGGFKFRTPQGANDYNEWGGPSFADLEGDGKVEIIDGNRVYTATGQLKWSGVDGMGGAQGTGPVSFAVDLDGDGKQEVINDRAVYRHDGTLKCSNTLVPHGFAGVANFDADPAGEIVVTGHGKVSLLDDNCGLLWSRDVHVTGHAPSEAGHGGAPNIADFDGDGKVEIGLAGDWNYTVYKADGGVLWTKSTRDFSSGRTTSTTFDFEDDGKLEVIYGDELHLRILDGATGAVRFEVPNSSGTTYEYPIVADLDGNQVAELLVVTNNHAASGTNGLRVYHDKKEGWAHARPLWNQHAYSVTNVNDDGSIPARPVAHWLQPRLNLFRSNLANATGEGPSPYAASDLLASDVSALCVGSGWLALTAMVHNQGERPVGSGVKVAFYRGNPASGGQLLGVATVAAMLPVGGSEVATVSVTSSFTGISEVWAVVDDDGAGHGRETECREGNNSASGLGDLTCSVTPANKPPVALCRDVTVDANAACLGTASVNHGSHDPDNGPSPLTLTEEPAMSFGPGTHPVKLTVSDGDASASCVGTVTVVDTSKPSLTCPAARVLDTCSPSGTSVSYSPTAADNCGAATVTCSHASGSTFPVGSTDVSCTAKDPAGNTNSCQFNVRVRGDATPPVLSCPTAPVVANTCSASGSQVHFNTSASDTCGAATVTCSHASGSSFPVGNTDVSCTAKDPAGNTASCAFSVQVKNGADPSVPPVAGESKELKFWAPTTFYETVSLSDCAAPAKDSCGNPLPLETHGRLLRVTSDEEELDEDGDEVRTCHDIVDVWPSSVKLRAERRHNGNGRVYTLHYAVKTSAGATTESTCRVLVPYHPLFPAVDNGPKFCVGTGCPSGTTEGNPRCWR; the protein is encoded by the coding sequence ATGGCGTGGGTGGCACTGGCCTCGGGGGCGGCCTGCACCAGCAACGGCGACAAGGACGCGCGGGAGGGGACGAGCACCCGGAGCGGGCTCGTGGAGAGCTGCACGGTGCGGCCGCCCTCCACGGGCAACTTCGAGCCGGAGCTGAAGTGGAGCTGGACGGGGGGCACCACCCTGCCCGAGTACAAGCAGGTGATGATGACGCCCGTGGTCGTGGACGTGAACGGCGATCACATCGCCGACATCATCTTCGGCTCCTTCGCGGGGACCAACTACGCCACCGACGGTGTGCTCCGGGCCATCAGTGGCGATGACGGCCACGAGGTGTGGACGGTGACGGATCCGGCGCTCCGGGTGAAGGCCTCCGCCAGCCTCGCCGCGGGCGACATCGACGGGGACGGCAAGGTGGAGATCTGCGCCATCCCCGAGAATGGCCGGGGCGTCCTCTGCTTCGAGCACGATGGCGGCTTCAAGTTCCGCACGCCCCAGGGCGCCAATGACTACAACGAGTGGGGTGGCCCCTCGTTCGCGGACCTCGAGGGCGATGGCAAGGTGGAGATCATCGACGGCAACCGCGTCTACACCGCGACGGGCCAGCTCAAGTGGTCGGGCGTGGATGGCATGGGGGGCGCGCAGGGCACCGGCCCCGTCTCCTTCGCGGTGGACCTCGACGGCGACGGCAAGCAGGAGGTCATCAATGATCGCGCCGTCTACCGGCATGACGGCACCCTCAAGTGCTCCAATACCCTCGTGCCCCACGGCTTCGCCGGCGTGGCCAACTTCGACGCCGATCCGGCGGGAGAAATCGTCGTGACGGGCCACGGCAAGGTGAGCCTGCTCGATGACAACTGCGGCCTGTTGTGGAGCCGGGACGTCCATGTGACGGGCCACGCCCCGTCCGAGGCGGGCCATGGCGGGGCGCCCAACATCGCGGACTTCGACGGCGACGGCAAAGTGGAGATCGGCCTCGCGGGAGACTGGAACTACACCGTCTACAAGGCGGATGGCGGCGTGCTGTGGACGAAGTCCACCCGCGACTTCAGCTCCGGGCGCACCACCTCCACCACCTTCGACTTCGAGGACGATGGCAAGCTGGAGGTCATCTACGGCGACGAGCTCCACTTGCGCATCCTCGACGGCGCCACCGGTGCGGTGCGCTTCGAGGTCCCCAACTCCTCGGGCACCACGTACGAGTACCCCATCGTCGCGGACCTGGACGGCAATCAGGTGGCGGAACTGCTGGTGGTGACGAACAACCACGCCGCCTCCGGCACCAACGGCCTGCGCGTGTACCACGACAAGAAGGAGGGCTGGGCCCATGCCCGGCCTCTCTGGAACCAGCACGCCTACTCGGTGACGAACGTCAACGATGACGGCTCCATCCCCGCGCGCCCCGTCGCCCACTGGCTCCAGCCCCGGCTCAACCTCTTCCGCTCCAACCTCGCCAACGCCACGGGGGAGGGCCCGAGCCCCTACGCCGCCTCGGATCTGCTCGCCTCGGATGTCTCCGCCTTGTGTGTTGGCTCCGGCTGGCTCGCGCTCACCGCGATGGTGCACAACCAGGGCGAGCGCCCGGTGGGCTCCGGCGTGAAGGTGGCCTTCTATCGGGGCAACCCCGCCTCGGGCGGGCAGTTGCTGGGCGTGGCCACCGTCGCGGCCATGCTTCCCGTGGGAGGCAGCGAGGTCGCCACCGTCTCGGTGACCTCGTCCTTCACCGGCATCTCGGAGGTGTGGGCTGTCGTGGATGACGACGGCGCGGGCCATGGCCGCGAGACCGAGTGCCGCGAGGGCAACAACTCCGCCTCCGGCCTGGGCGATCTCACGTGCTCGGTGACGCCGGCCAACAAACCGCCCGTGGCGCTCTGCCGCGATGTCACCGTCGACGCGAACGCGGCCTGTCTGGGCACGGCCAGCGTGAACCACGGCAGCCATGATCCGGACAACGGCCCCTCACCGCTCACGCTCACCGAGGAGCCCGCCATGTCCTTCGGGCCCGGCACCCACCCCGTGAAGCTGACGGTGTCCGATGGCGACGCGAGCGCCTCGTGCGTGGGCACCGTCACCGTGGTGGACACCTCGAAGCCGTCCCTGACCTGCCCCGCCGCACGGGTGCTCGACACGTGCTCGCCCTCGGGGACCTCCGTCTCCTACTCGCCCACGGCCGCCGACAACTGCGGCGCGGCCACCGTCACCTGCTCCCACGCCTCCGGCTCCACCTTCCCCGTGGGCAGCACGGACGTCTCCTGCACCGCGAAGGACCCCGCCGGCAACACGAACTCCTGCCAGTTCAACGTGCGGGTGCGGGGAGACGCAACGCCGCCCGTGTTGAGCTGCCCCACCGCGCCCGTGGTCGCCAACACCTGCTCGGCGTCGGGGAGTCAGGTCCACTTCAACACCAGCGCCTCGGACACCTGCGGCGCGGCCACCGTCACCTGCTCCCACGCCTCCGGCTCCTCCTTTCCCGTGGGCAACACGGACGTCTCCTGCACCGCGAAGGACCCCGCCGGCAACACCGCCTCCTGCGCCTTCTCCGTCCAGGTGAAGAACGGCGCGGATCCCTCCGTCCCCCCCGTGGCGGGCGAGAGCAAGGAATTGAAGTTCTGGGCACCCACCACCTTCTATGAAACCGTCTCGCTCTCCGATTGCGCCGCCCCCGCCAAGGACTCGTGTGGCAACCCGCTGCCCCTGGAGACCCACGGCCGCCTCCTCCGGGTGACCTCGGACGAGGAGGAACTCGACGAGGACGGCGACGAGGTGCGCACCTGCCATGACATCGTCGACGTGTGGCCCTCGTCCGTGAAGCTGCGGGCCGAACGTCGGCACAATGGGAATGGCCGCGTCTACACCCTCCACTACGCCGTCAAGACGTCCGCCGGAGCAACCACCGAGAGCACCTGCCGCGTCCTCGTGCCGTACCATCCGCTCTTCCCCGCCGTGGACAATGGACCGAAGTTCTGCGTCGGCACCGGATGCCCCTCGGGCACCACGGAGGGCAATCCCCGGTGCTGGCGCTGA